From Gemmatimonadota bacterium:
CACGATGCGCCTGCGCCGAACTCCCGTGACTCCCACGACATCGACCCCACGCCGCCGCGCGTTGCGCCTGCTCCTCGCCACCGGTGCCACGCTCATTGCAGCCGCCGCCCTCCCCCGCGCCGGCTCGGCGCAGGCCGTCAACGAGGCGCGCGTGCGCTGGGAGCGCATGTGCCAGATCCGGAAGGACAAGTTCGACCGGATCCTCCCCGAGGCGATGCGGGAGAACGGGATCGACATGTGGATCGTGGCGATCAAGGAGGGACACTACGATCCCATGTGGGACGTGCTGGGGCGCGGATACGCCGGCAGCATCGGCTACTACATCTTCACCGACCGCGGCGACCGCGTGGAACGCGCGGCGTTAGGCCTCACCGACCACCATCGCGAGGCGTGCGGCGCCTACGACATCGACGAGGACGGCGCCGACCTGGCCGCCTTCGTCACGGCGCGCAACCCGAAGAAGATCGGGCTCAACATGTCCGACGAGATGGGAATGGCCGATGGCCTCACCCATACCCTGCACGCGCACATCGTGAAGACGCTCGGCGCCCCCTACGCCTCGCGCATCGCGTCGGCCGAGAAGCTCGTCTCCGACTTCAGCTCGCGGCGAACGGCGAGCGAGCTCGTGGCCTTCGGTGCTGCGGGAGAGATCGGTCGCCAGATCGCCGAGCGCGCACTCTCCAACGCAGTCATCACGCCGGGGGTGACGACGCTCGCCGACGTCGCGTGGTGGATCCAGGACGAGATGCTGCGCCGCGGACTCGGGACGTCGTTCGAGGTCCCCTCGATCTACATCACCGGCCCCAACGGCATCGAGGCAACCTCCAACGACCGCATCATCCAGCGCGGCGACTTGATGATGATCGACTTCGGCGTCGGCTACCTCAACATGTGGACCGACCAGAAGCGCATCGCCTACGTCCTCAAGCCGGGCGAAGTGGCGCTCCCCGCGAGCTACCAGCGGGCCTTCGACAACGCCGTGAAGGTGCGCGACGTCATTCACCGCACCGCCAAGGCGGGGAAGAGCGCACAAGCGATGATGGACGAGGTGAACGCGGCGATCGCCAAGAGCGGCCCGCTCCCGATGCGTGGCTTCAACCAGGTGCGCGCTGACGCGTCGATCGAGTTCATCATCGGCTGCCACTCGGTCGGCGACTGGGGGCACGGGATCGGGCCGTCGATGGCGTTCTTCAACCCCGGCCGCCTCACCTACGAGATCCGCCCGAGCAACCTCTTCTCGATCGAGCTCTTCGCCTACACGCCGATCCCGGAGTGGGGGGGCAAGAAGCTCCGCATTCCGCTGGAAGACGACGCGGTCATCACCGAGCGCGGGGTGGAGTGGGTGTACCCGGTGAATCCGCGGATCCTGCTGGTGAAATAGGGCGAGCGACGGGAGACGGGAGAAGCGTTGGCGACGCGCCTAACGCGTCGCCAACGCTTCTCCCGTCCCTCTCGCACCCGACAAGCGGTGAGATTCGCATGCGCACCGCGCGCGGCACCGCCGTGCGCACTCCCGTCTCCCGTCTCCCGTCCGCCCTACGGCTTCCGCTTCCCCCACAACGGCGGCGGCGGCTCCGTCATCATCCGCGTGGGCGCCGAGGGGAGCAGGCGCAACGCCTCCTGCACCGCGCGCTCGAGCTGCGGATCGCGACCGGCAATGACCTCCTTCGGCGTGTTCTCCACGTCGATGTCGGGCCCCACCCCCTCGTTCTCCACCGCCCACTTGCCGTCGCGGGTGAAGAAGCCGCCGCGCGGGGCGATCATGGTGCCGCCATCGATGAGCACCGGGGTATCCCACGTCCCCACGAGTCCGCCCCACGTGCGCTTGCCGACGAGCGGCCCCACCTTCCGCCGCTTGAACATATTGTTGAAGTAGCCGTCGAAGTCGCGCTCGAGGATGTCGATGATGTAGTCGGCCGCCGAGCCGCCACCGTTGAAGCGCTCGTCGATGATCGCCCCCTGCTTGTGCTGCTGAGCGAAGTAGTACCGGTTGAACGAGGTGTAGCCCGGCTGCCCCGTGTTGGGGA
This genomic window contains:
- a CDS encoding aminopeptidase P family protein, which translates into the protein MRLRRTPVTPTTSTPRRRALRLLLATGATLIAAAALPRAGSAQAVNEARVRWERMCQIRKDKFDRILPEAMRENGIDMWIVAIKEGHYDPMWDVLGRGYAGSIGYYIFTDRGDRVERAALGLTDHHREACGAYDIDEDGADLAAFVTARNPKKIGLNMSDEMGMADGLTHTLHAHIVKTLGAPYASRIASAEKLVSDFSSRRTASELVAFGAAGEIGRQIAERALSNAVITPGVTTLADVAWWIQDEMLRRGLGTSFEVPSIYITGPNGIEATSNDRIIQRGDLMMIDFGVGYLNMWTDQKRIAYVLKPGEVALPASYQRAFDNAVKVRDVIHRTAKAGKSAQAMMDEVNAAIAKSGPLPMRGFNQVRADASIEFIIGCHSVGDWGHGIGPSMAFFNPGRLTYEIRPSNLFSIELFAYTPIPEWGGKKLRIPLEDDAVITERGVEWVYPVNPRILLVK